One Amaranthus tricolor cultivar Red isolate AtriRed21 chromosome 10, ASM2621246v1, whole genome shotgun sequence genomic window carries:
- the LOC130824968 gene encoding receptor-like protein 35, translating to MQRLKNICLNLIFLVKIFSDASKLNPVLVESCNAKDKEALLDLKHRVEYSDRARISTWDSNTDCCTAYKRVERDATNGRVVRINPFLQPDDPNFDLSVFGEGTISPFLGNLTYLQVLDLTGFSEPSNTDPNYIFGLSGPIPSELGFVIKNKVGRNEKIGAERGINLIREVVEACPVSIVHELNSPPQYFATWMIKEELDQNKLNGPIPKSIGKLSQLQYLDLNHNQVNGSIPGSIGNLSQLKYLYLDHNELTRSIPGSIAKLSLLEYLYLNDNQLTGSIPLSIGNLVSILHMDLGHNRLTGVLPNSIGNLTQIKSHNSFLDLSNNHLIGPLPSEISKVKIFRLDLSYNPLGLSMTPNWMSNLALYNLSLANTRTKGLSLERTNDYVPYIGRVVRELEIVNNMNYLYDIVHDSNMDTWPLRCHRCEFKELFHVYYSYNWLDIFA from the exons ATGCAACGCTTGAAAAATATTTGCCTAAACCTCATTTTCcttgttaaaattttttctGATGCTTCCAAATTGAATCCCGTTCTTGTAGAATCCTGCAATGCCAAAGATAAAGAGGCATTACTCGATTTGAAGCACAGGGTCGAATATTCAGATCGAGCAAGAATAAGTACCTGGGACTCAAACACTGACTGTTGTACTGCCTATAAACGTGTGGAACGTGATGCTACCAATGGAAGAGTGGTTCGAATCAACCCGTTTCTACAGCCGGATGATCCAAATTTCGATTTGTCTGTCTTTGGGGAAGGTACTATTTCTCCTTTCCTAGGTAATCTCACCTATCTTCAAGTCCTTGATCTAACTGGTTTTTCTGAACCATCTAACACTGACCCTAACTATATCTTTGGATTAAGTGGTCCAATCCCTTCTGAACTCG GATTtgtgattaaaaataaagttggaCGAAATGAGAAAATTGGAGCGGAACGAGGAATAAACTTAATTCGCGAG GTGGTGGAAGCTTGCCCTGTTTCTATTGTTCATGAGTTAAATTCTCCACCACaatattttgcaacttggaTGATTAAAGAAGAA CTTGATCAAAATAAACTCAACGGACCCATACCCAAATCCATTGGTAAATTATCCCAATTGCAATATTTGGATCTTAACCATAATCAAGTCAATGGATCCATACCGGGTTCTATTGGTAACCTCTCCCAATTGAAATATTTATACCTTGATCATAATGAACTTACCAGATCTATTCCGGGTTCTATTGCTAAACTCTCACTATTGGAATATTTATACCTCAATGATAATCAACTCACTGGATCAATTCCTCTTTCTATTGGAAACCTTGTTTCTATACTTCATATGGACTTAGGACACAATAGATTGACTGGTGTGCTGCCAAATTCCATAGGAAATCTCACCCAAATCAAGAG TCACAACTCGTTTCTAGACTTGTCTAATAATCATCTAATCGGCCCTCTTCCTTCAGAAATATCCAAAGTAAAAATATTCCGTCTTGATCTATCCTATAATCCACTTGGATTAAGTATGACACCAAATTGGATGTCGAATTTAGCCCTCTACAATCTTTCATTAGCAAATACACGGACTAAAGG ACTTTCTTTAGAACGTACAAATGATTATGTTCCTTATATTGGTCGAGTTGTTCGAGAGCTTGAAATAGTAAACAATATG AATTATTTATATGATATTGTGCATGATTCAA